One Bombus affinis isolate iyBomAffi1 chromosome 10, iyBomAffi1.2, whole genome shotgun sequence genomic window, ATTTATTTGATGACTCATGACTAGTCCGATAATACCATAGCTTGTGTACCtacattataaaaataatactttGCAAAGAATTATACGTTGCgagcaaattaaattaattattatagtaATTTTATCAATCTTTAATAAAATAGGCAAATATATTAAATGTGCCAACACATAGGTTCTTACCATGGTTGTCTAAAATCAAAGAGGAGGTGTTGAAAATTTGCTGCTGTTCTTTCtgcaataataaaaattccttACTACGAATATTGTTCGAAAAATATCTTTGTATTTTTTTGTTCATCGTTAACGATCTCGATTCTTAGCCAGGTTTCGTTTTTTACTTTGTTTTAAAACTTACGAATGCTATTTTGCCATGGTGAGAACATGGTGTTTACTAGCAAAGGATTAAAGTTGCCGCTTGTACGTCTATAAAAGAGTTAATCTTTCGATTACCTCAAATTCGATGTGAATATAGGTATTTAAAATAATGTATTGTTTTTGTTAGGAAAATACTTACTCTTCAAATGCTCCGGAAGCGTCCTTCTCTGAGAATAAAGTTTTTAGATTTCTCCGTTTCTTATATCTCATAATGCTTAACATATTTTCGAAATGCGACTTGCTAGCGCTAAGCTAAAATGTGATTATAAAATTAGTGGAATATGAAGTAAAGGTATAAAAATCGAAGATAGGTGTGcactaaaattaaaaataaaaggtaTATTAGACTCTTACACCTCTGAAGTGTTCTTTCATGATAGTAATATTTCGATATGATTTCGGATACTCGATCTGTTTCTTCGcgtatattaatttatccaaAATAATATCTCCGACTTGAATGTCCATCCAAGTTGAATTTTTGACACGATATTCAACTTCTCTTTGGATGTCGTTTACGGTATCTGAAGCCTTTGATAATCGcacaaagaattttataaaatttttatgacGATATTACGCTACattgtattaatattttatcttttaccGCTTGTAGAACTTCTTCTGGTAAATATCGTTTCACATATTCGTATCCCAAAATGTTTACCGCGTCCATTTCCTCGACACAGTAGTTTGTTCTgtaaaaagaatttatttctttgttttctAAAATACTTCGACGTAAAAGgaatattttaatcgatataACGCTGTGTTACCTCCTTGTAGGTACTTTACCATCCCAATTATAGTATAATTCTCTCATTTTTTTCGTAGTTGCGTGTATCACTTTACTAAGAAAATTCCAATGTATGTAATTCActgtataaaatttatattaaattttattaattatttattacttcGTCGTTGTAATAAAATTGGCTGTATTATCAATAAGATAAATTTAGGCATACCAATTATTCTACTTGGAGTTCTATCTAATAATTTTGTTAACGCTTTGATGTAACCATCGGCTGAAGTTAACACATAATCGTCAGGAATTTCCATACCTCCAGTAGCAAACACATCTTTTATTTTCGTTATCCAGTTAATCTAGAAAGATTAATGGTACaacttcgataaattttaattaagtttATTCTCTTTTTAAATAGGATAATCTTCCTTACTTTCCCGTTTTCCGTCCGAGCCTTCAAAGCGTCATATCTGTTTTGGAGTGCTTTAAGTTCAGCGGTCAGCGCTTTCTTATATTTGTGTATGTACTGTACACATTAACatacattaatattttaattataatatatatatataacgtaattaaaTATAGTAGAAAGTAAAGAATCTGAACGTTCGGAGCACGCTCCGatcttaaacaaattttaacTCTCTAACcgcaaaatataatattataaatttaacatTATCAATGTTAAAGtacataatacaaatattaatggattgtggatatttatgcaaatccaTATTTTCAATAATACAATTAAAAGGATAGAACCTTGATAGAAAACTGCTTTACctatcaaatattataaaatgtatttggatatttcatatatactGTATGCAATTTTGCATCTTCGAATTTACTCTATCGAAGGTTAAAAGCATATTTTTTCGGTATCTAATACTCTGTAGAAATGTAGACAATCTtgagaataaagaaataatcattttctGTATCATTCATTCAACGGGTTAAGACAAAATCATCGCATTACCGTTAGAagtcttatttgaaatttaagcAAGTCGCCAATATCTTCCAGGAGCCTTTCCCTTGGTATTGAAACGCCTCTTGCTTCAGAAAGCGCTATGCTAACATTTAGTATATACTCTGCGTacatttttctcttattttctacTTCCATATCCTTTTTACTAGTTTCGTCATAATTATCGTTATCGTCGTCATCTCTATTTTCGTTATCATCATCCTTGTAATCGCCGCTCCCATTTCCACTACTATCATCGTCATCCCGTTCATAGTCACCGCTCCCATTACCGTCTTCGTCGTCCCATTCATAATCACCACTACCGCTACCACTTGCAGCATTATTGCTATTATCATTCTCTTCGTCGTTTTCATCGATTTTACCGCCGCTATTGTATTCTGCTTGATCCTCGCTGATGCCTTCACTTTCATTATCATCGTCGTTAAAGTACAAGTCGTTATTCGTATCCTCCATTCTTTCATGATTCTTTCCATTATTCGTTTCTGTAGATTTTTCAAGGCTGTCAGATTTATATATTAACTCACGTTCCCACGACTTAACAATTCTTTCCACGTATCGTCTCTTGTTACCAACTCCTGCTTGCATTATGGCCCCTTTCGTTCCTTCTTTTAACCGTATCTCGATGACATGTTTCTTCATCGTCTTGAtcttttcatttattctttCCCCGTGAATCGtacgatttttaatatttttcttaacGATTTTCTTTTCTAGGGTTTTAAATTCGTCGTCTTCTTTAGAGCGTGGCCATTCCTCGCTACCTTGCTCTTGTCTTCCTTCTTCGCGGTCGTCTTCTTCGCTGCTAGCCACGTAGATTTCATCGAAATCTAGAAGTCTGTCCACTTTTGCCGATAATCGAGGAGTATCGACCTGAAACATCAAGCAGCGTTGTTCTTTACGATCGTTACTTTATAGATGAAGAATCTTGATTGATATTAATAATGTCTGGACTAAGTATGATTACCGAGTGAGTAGATACTTACAAACAGCCTTGATCTTTTATTATAGATCAAGTACCTCATGGGAACCTGTACATCATGGAAACTATTTAATCCTGTCAAACGAGCATAGTAATCGTCCACAATTTGCCATTTATATATTTCCTGATCCCATTCATCTTTCTCCATTATTAATGGCCAGCCACCTGTCCTCCACATTGTAGATACAAGTGGCTGGAGACCAATTCTTTCTATCTCGTCTGTAAATTAATTGTACAATTTAACTTGACGATGATATTTCGCTCGTACTATTTTATTAAGATATAAAGAATGTGATATAGTTATAAGATTAACATCTAAAGTATGTGTAATATAAATTAGGATAGATGTTATTAATCAAACAATTTTTACCAAATTATGAATTATATTCCATTAAGAAATACCTGTGTCCAAGCAAGCTTTAAACGCCATTTTAGCGAATTTTGTTGCGCGCAGATCATCAGGTTTCGCTTCTTCCTCCATAATTTCTAAAcggaaaatattaaattagaaaCATATTTATTCGTCTTTGTACGTTTTCAATGGAATATTTGAATAGAAGcaacgaataaaatattaaatatatatataaataggtAGACCGTGGAGATGTTTAAATTTTTGGCAATCTAATTAAACAGATGAAATTTTGATAGAGATTTGTTTCGACTAATGAATATTATCGTAAATACTCTGCTTTTATCTTCTCATATTACGTACGGTCTATAAATTTATTCGTTATTAAATGTTCGATAAATGTATAAACATCCGCAATCTATATGCACATACGATAGCAACCATAAGGTAATTAACTTCTTTACACAAGTGAACAATCTTTATAGAgagtattaattataattataatcttaAACGAAAAGAATGAGCAAACCTTTAAGACGGTCATCAACCTTTCTTTCTGCCTTAATTAAGAAATTCCATCGGTTTTCGTCAACAGGAAGTGGATTATGTTTTGGCCAATTGCCACACGAATACTCGTAGAAATCTTCGCATGGATTCACGCTTTGGTTCATACTCTCTCGTAATGAATTCGCTATTAAGTAGCAGACAAATTGAAACTATTTATTCTCTTATATGGATCCAGTATTTAAAAGATTTCAACAATGTAACATTTGTATATCATTTCGTAGGAAAATCTGTACAGTATGATAAGGAATCTAAGAAATATTTCCTGCTCACCAAGGTACTTGCATTGTTGGGTGAGGCAAAGCGGTCGTTCTTCCTTTATTTTTGATTCTTCTGTACTTACACTTAATAACCAGCGTAAACCAAAGGATTTATTCAAGATGCTATTGACATCGGCCGCAATGGCAGCCAAAAATACgctgtaaaatttatttaaatcgtATTGAGAAATTATGACGTACGTCATAGATAATAGATAATTTTACAGTTCATTCGaacgataaaaatgttttctaTAATTGTTACTTACATAATCCATGTGAATTTCATTATACCAGCGTTAACGatgtaataaaaaagaaagtaaaataaaCAGGCGTTACGGACGTATCCTCCGATATCCAAACTTCCGATTTATAAAGTGTAGAATCTACCGCAGTTGGCGATTTTATATTTACAGAAAACGGAAAGACCCTGAACATGTTGATGATAAGCGCTGATAGTATACATTTTGTATCAATACTGTGTAACATCATCACTATTCGCGTTACTTTGGCGGTgtaaagtaatatttattacaCGTTAACATTTATTCAGCAAAATAATATGCATTGCACCATTCATTCTATCATTTTATTCCCTATCTTATTTGGTATTCTATCGAAGAGTTATAGTCATACAATGTTCGAGATATACGAATACAATAcacattgaaaaattcaaattcttTTGCTAAATTTAGATTAACATTGGTGGATCGTCTAAATATAAGCTATATCTCAAAAGAAATAGACAAACTATCGTGTTCATCGACATTCGTGATGTCATTTTCGTAACGATTAAAAGACttatcaaatacatatatacatattacttTCTATCTGTTAATTAAATAACATCTTAAACCTAATTTACAGTGCAGTTTTTATTGTCAGTCCTAGTTCGATCTGAATATCTTGTGACTCAACATCAGGATGCACGATGCGGGTGAAAGAAACGGTAGCATCGCATCGTTAGATGCGGCAGCATCTGAGCGAATGGGCTGCGCAACCTTATTTTTCATCCGTGGACAGGATAACGTGCGCAAGCTGGTTCTAGGATGCGgaccaatctgaaaatatattgcACAAATATACGATGTTAACAACGTTGCCGCATAGACGATGGTGGAATAGTTAGCGACTGGATATCCGTGACAGGAGAGAGTAAATCTGAACGGTAGCCAGTTACTCGATCACGGATCGCCTCGACGCTGACACGAATAAGTGAAATGAAATTCATTGATCGAACAGCAGACGTTTCGAGTGATAATTGAACGTTTTCGTGAATTGGATCGAGCTTCAACTGACAGTCTGACTCGTGTTCTTTATCTTAAAAAGGCAAAGAACATCTTTAAAAATGAAGATTCTCCCCGTATtatcttttcttctcttccgTATAATTTCGTTCTTTCGAACGATATATCTCTGTAATAATCGAGGGATTAAAAAACAGCTGGTCTGAGCATCGATATCTTTAATTGGAACAAACTGTGAATAAAACCTAATGTACTTTTTCCAACGCTACACACAAGCGTAAGGGCAACAAACCACTAGTTTTTGGTTTGAAAATTGATGAGAATATTCTTATCGTTCTTCTATtcgttatttataaaaaatacgcTTATGTACCACTTTCCTATTGAAATAACGACATAATTTTGTGCTTTTTCATTCAATTATCTAAACATCGATTATCTAATCACAAGTTAATTACACTTAATCTGGAAATTAACTGCGTCAGGTAAAACAATGAACAAGAATTAACTAATGATTTGTAGAAGTTGAGAAACATGAAATATGATCAATTTCCTTCGTTGAAATAGCAGTGAGACGCGTGATTTAAGCAATAGTTCTTCTCAAGTACGTAATTTGTAAAAGTAATCGCTAGTCtttcaaattaattatattcactTCGTTATGTACGAATTAATAATTCATTCAGATGCATCACGTTGGTTATTATTTGCCGATAATGTTTGAGAATTAATAGATTAACGCGTTTAACATAACGTTCCCTGTTTTATGAATGTGAATGTAAAAGTGAGGCAACGCAACGAGAAGAGCGAGTAAAAGGTTTATAATCGCAATCAGTATCGTCGAAGCTAACCACTTGTATGGAATGAAAGTCTTTGTACGAGAGACGGCCTAAACGGAGCAATTAAAAAGGAATTACTAAGAAATGGACTCAAATCTCACAATTTAATATCTTTATAATAAAATGACGCAATTTATAAATCCAATAATCAaatcataaaataattaaacatcGTAATTACGTCAGCGATATTATTCGCTGTACATTAACTAGTGAAAttacaatcaaaatgaaatttagattttattataacaaaaatattatcgCGAGGAAGGTAAATTTAATGTTAAAAGTAAATTaatgttaaatttaaaaaactaTTATGTATGGAATATatgttaaaattattatatcattCCATTGGTCCATTATCGTTTAAAATAGAGAAATCCTTTTCTTctctaaaaaaatataataaacgatCAATTGCCTTATCTTGGATCGGCTTATTTCAATTATTGTGCGAGTTTGTTATTCTCATATTTGAATATCTTGGTTAGAAAGGCATGAACTTTTCCATACAATCGTAGAATTAAATAATAAGTCGATGCTACTGTAGAACGTGGAACTAAATAAGTTCTTGTCTATGCTAATGTGGAACTAGGTTTTTGTCTATGCTAGCGTAGAACTAGGTTCTTGTCTACGATAGAACTGAATCAATGCAGCACTTAGTCGCTTGGTACAGCGCTTCTTCTCGAAGGTCAACATAATGTTATGAACGTGAATACTCTCTGTTCCTCTCTGCTAGTACATATTACGATCATACAAACCGGTCTCGATACTCATATACATAATCCTAGGGAAAACGGTCCGAAAATTGAGCTGTGACTAGTTGTGAAAAGTCAACATGGAAGACAGAAAGGTTCTTGTTCTACGCATGCGTGACATGGTATGAATGTCTCAAATAGAGACAGAGACACTCTATTCATCTCTGTCTGTCTCGTAAGAACGCGGATTTTGTTATCCTTCCATGTTGATTTTACACAATTAAACACGactcaattttcatacaatttccCCTAGCGAGTGTCGAGACCTGTTTATATGATCGTGGTATGTGTAAGCGATTAATTTATGTAGTTTCCGATAGTGACTTGAGAGAAACGGCGATACTTACATAAATATAATCTACTTAATAAATAACAGTACaactatttaataataaaactaAAATAGTAATGTTAAGAGTACTTGATATTTTTTTTAAGATAATAATTTACCGATAAGGTTATGTTTACGATGTAttaaaacaaattaaaatttaaaatcatTCTTATGATTCATTTCCAACAATCTTTACATATTGTACTGCGCTTAACTTTTTATAATCCGAGAGTAAAATAAATCTTGAATCGTAAATCTTGTATTACATAAGGAAATAAACGCACGGAAATTTTATTAATGCTTTAGGACAATATATGTATGATATTGAACCCTcatacgtaataatataaaaaaggtCTTTAAGAACAACTCAtcatgtaatattaaaatatttacttgTGATACATAAAGTCTTTCAACATAATCAAGGAAAaagaaagtataaaattatGTCGACGTTAACGCGCATGCGATTTATGAATGGTGGGGGAATACTACGAGGAAAgatattccatattttcgatCGAAGAAGTATATCTGCTCCTGCtttaaaaaagaacaaaatggtaagattattataataaatttataaaattatatattacagAACGTATTATTGTTGTTAATATTTTGTGAAAAGAATAATATTTAACGTACAGGAATACGTGCGTGTATCAattggaaattttataaataatccgCGAACATTAATTTGAAATCTTTATGATAAATTTCGAtcttttgtttcatattattgAAATTGATGTTTAATTCTGTTTGCAAATTTTTATCGCTTTAAACAAATGAATAATATGTAAAAGCATATATTATTTGTATACTTACACATGAGACATCGTCATTTTTGGGCGTAACAAGTGGTTGAGATCTATTGCATACAAATtgtaattttttcataattaaaAAGGCAGCAGTTacgaaaaaaattattattaatcagttaaaaagtaaattttatgtttatgcagaaaatttatttttccggATTATATACTATCGCGAAATAAGGAGCGATTGAAGCATTGATCTGACATTCCTGTTACTAATATCGTCAAGGAAAACTTTTTGCttaattaaaattgttttaaatagtaatgaattttattaaaagattatGTTTATGTAATTTTGTGATTAAAATTTGAATAATCTTATTACTTgacaaatatattaaataataatttaaattaaacttaatacattttttaaaaatatatcttatTTTTAGGGAAAACTTACTCAAGAAGAACGAGAAAAGGATTTAAAACCATTGTTATCTAATGGTTGGTCTGTGCAACAAAATAGAGATGCTATTTATAaggaatttttattcaaaaactTTAATCAAGTGAgtttcactttaaaaattaatcttttatgatatatatcactttatactatatttttaatgttatagataaattatatattttttacatattcATGTTGATAGGCATTTGGTTTTATGACAAAAGTTGCATTGCAAGCAGAAAAAATGGATCATCACCCTGAATGGTTCAATGTTTACAACAAAGTAAACATCACTTTGTCTTCTCATGATGT contains:
- the LOC126921392 gene encoding membrane metallo-endopeptidase-like 1 isoform X1 → MKFTWIIVFLAAIAADVNSILNKSFGLRWLLSVSTEESKIKEERPLCLTQQCKYLANSLRESMNQSVNPCEDFYEYSCGNWPKHNPLPVDENRWNFLIKAERKVDDRLKEIMEEEAKPDDLRATKFAKMAFKACLDTDEIERIGLQPLVSTMWRTGGWPLIMEKDEWDQEIYKWQIVDDYYARLTGLNSFHDVQVPMRYLIYNKRSRLFVDTPRLSAKVDRLLDFDEIYVASSEEDDREEGRQEQGSEEWPRSKEDDEFKTLEKKIVKKNIKNRTIHGERINEKIKTMKKHVIEIRLKEGTKGAIMQAGVGNKRRYVERIVKSWERELIYKSDSLEKSTETNNGKNHERMEDTNNDLYFNDDDNESEGISEDQAEYNSGGKIDENDEENDNSNNAASGSGSGDYEWDDEDGNGSGDYERDDDDSSGNGSGDYKDDDNENRDDDDNDNYDETSKKDMEVENKRKMYAEYILNVSIALSEARGVSIPRERLLEDIGDLLKFQIRLLTYIHKYKKALTAELKALQNRYDALKARTENGKINWITKIKDVFATGGMEIPDDYVLTSADGYIKALTKLLDRTPSRIIVNYIHWNFLSKVIHATTKKMRELYYNWDGKVPTRRTNYCVEEMDAVNILGYEYVKRYLPEEVLQAASDTVNDIQREVEYRVKNSTWMDIQVGDIILDKLIYAKKQIEYPKSYRNITIMKEHFRGLSASKSHFENMLSIMRYKKRRNLKTLFSEKDASGAFEERTSGNFNPLLVNTMFSPWQNSIQRTAANFQHLLFDFRQPWYTSYGIIGLVMSHQINHGFSIIDRMFDKDDDITVWPHKMKDAYRKRAQCFKDRFTRYGVLEKKVGDSTPQNYGLQTSDENIADTMALNSAFKAYKRRLRECGKSDVMLPGLEHMSNEQLFFLSFANLWCEVIKPDKLKEEIRDDLHRPGFLRVIASMSNSKDFAEAYNCPLNSPMNPTEKCSIWE
- the LOC126921392 gene encoding membrane metallo-endopeptidase-like 1 isoform X2; protein product: MKFTWIIVFLAAIAADVNSILNKSFGLRWLLSVSTEESKIKEERPLCLTQQCKYLANSLRESMNQSVNPCEDFYEYSCGNWPKHNPLPVDENRWNFLIKAERKVDDRLKEIMEEEAKPDDLRATKFAKMAFKACLDTDEIERIGLQPLVSTMWRTGGWPLIMEKDEWDQEIYKWQIVDDYYARLTGLNSFHDVQVPMRYLIYNKRSRLFVDTPRLSAKVDRLLDFDEIYVASSEEDDREEGRQEQGSEEWPRSKEDDEFKTLEKKIVKKNIKNRTIHGERINEKIKTMKKHVIEIRLKEGTKGAIMQAGVGNKRRYVERIVKSWERELIYKSDSLEKSTETNNGKNHERMEDTNNDLYFNDDDNESEGISEDQAEYNSGGKIDENDEENDNSNNAASGSGSGDYEWDDEDGNGSGDYERDDDDSSGNGSGDYKDDDNENRDDDDNDNYDETSKKDMEVENKRKMYAEYILNVSIALSEARGVSIPRERLLEDIGDLLKFQIRLLTYIHKYKKALTAELKALQNRYDALKARTENGKINWITKIKDVFATGGMEIPDDYVLTSADGYIKALTKLLDRTPSRIIVNYIHWNFLSKVIHATTKKMRELYYNWDGKVPTRRTNYCVEEMDAVNILGYEYVKRYLPEEVLQAASDTVNDIQREVEYRVKNSTWMDIQVGDIILDKLIYAKKQIEYPKSYRNITIMKEHFRGLSASKSHFENMLSIMRYKKRRNLKTLFSEKDASGAFEERTSGNFNPLLVNTMFSPWQNSIQRTAANFQHLLFDFRQP
- the LOC126921396 gene encoding probable pterin-4-alpha-carbinolamine dehydratase isoform X2, producing MIVGKLTQEEREKDLKPLLSNGWSVQQNRDAIYKEFLFKNFNQAFGFMTKVALQAEKMDHHPEWFNVYNKVNITLSSHDVNGLSQRDVKLASFIDKAAKVGEN
- the LOC126921396 gene encoding probable pterin-4-alpha-carbinolamine dehydratase isoform X1, encoding MSTLTRMRFMNGGGILRGKIFHIFDRRSISAPALKKNKMGKLTQEEREKDLKPLLSNGWSVQQNRDAIYKEFLFKNFNQAFGFMTKVALQAEKMDHHPEWFNVYNKVNITLSSHDVNGLSQRDVKLASFIDKAAKVGEN